A region of the Rhodospirillales bacterium genome:
TCCAGCTTTTCTGCGCGTTTTGCCAAGGTCGGCGAGCCTTTTCCGGTATAGACCATGGCACCGACGGCCACACGTTCTACCTGTTCTGGGCACCGCGCCGCAAACAGGGCGGCCCGCAAAGCCCCAGATGAGCCCCCATACATGGAACAGGTCCTAGCCCCGGTTTCGCGTTCCACCACATCCATGGTGGCATTCAGATCATCGATAGAATCTTCGACGTATGAAAAGCTGCCTTCCCCCCAATCGGATCGGCCATAGCCTTCATGGTCCACGGTCCAGACATCGAAGCCACGATGGGCAAACCAGTCCATCATGGAATAATCCGATTTTCCCGGCACCTGAAGGTCAAAGCCAGACCGGGCCGAAAAGGATGAGCCATGAACCATAAACAAAACCGGGAGGTCTTTTTTCCCTTGTTCCGGCGCGCCAACACGTTTGCGCCAGACATGCAGATTGATGTCGCCAGATTTACCTTTTTTGGTGGCGGTATATGCCGCGCTCCAGATATCACTCATGACGCTTGTTATCCCTTGTTGCCGGCCAGGCGGCGTTGTTCGATGACTTTTTGATCTTCCGCAATATGGGGATCAAGCCTTTCGGGCATCTGGAAAAAACCATCCATGGCATGCCAAAAGCGTTTCCGGTTAATCCCAAGCGGTGCCACATGGGCCTGACCTGCGATAATGACAAACTGACAATCGGTATTAGGCAGTTTCATAAAGAAATTAAACAGGTCTTCTTCTGATGCGATGCCATCATGTTCGCCGCGTAAAATCATCACCGGACAGGTGATGTCCCATGGATTAACCACGGGCAAATTGGCACACATATCCAGATAGGTGCCGGTGGGCACTTCGGAACAAAGCGGCAGCTCTGCATCGGCCAGCGCATCGGGCACGGCATCGTCTGATGTTCCCGCTAAATCACGATTGAAAATGGAATGATAAAATTCACGATTAACCGGGCGGGTGTTCGATCCCCGCCATTGATCCAGTTTTTTGCGCCGTTCAATCAAGGTTGGCGCACCTTCACCGGTCCAGACAAAGGCGTCCAACACACACCGGGCAACCCGGTCCGGGTTGTTGGCAGCAAAACATGCCAATCGAAGCGCGCCTGAAGACTGTCCATAAAAGAAATACTTATCAAGGCCGGTTTCGCGTTTCACCACGTCAATGCCGGCTTCGATGTCGCGCACGCCTTCTGAAATAGGCGCATTGCCACCGGTCCGATCAGACCGGCCATAGCCTTCATGGTCCAGAGTCCAAACGTCATACCCAAGGTTGGCAAAGGCATCCATCAAGGAATAATCATCATGGCCTTTGATTTTCATATCAAACCCGGATGGCCCGGAAAAAGATGACCCGTGGATTAAAAACAGAACCGGTCGCGGGTTATTTTTATCAGGCGCCCCATTATGTTTTCGAAACATATAAAGCGACACGTCCCCGCCATCACTTTTCTTTGTGGCGGTGTATTCCTCACTCCAGATATCACTCATAAAACATGCCCTTTCCCGGCAACGCGCTACGTATTAATTCCCGTGCCCGACAATCCAATCATAGGCGGGCAGGGTCAAAAATTCGC
Encoded here:
- a CDS encoding alpha/beta fold hydrolase translates to MSDIWSAAYTATKKGKSGDINLHVWRKRVGAPEQGKKDLPVLFMVHGSSFSARSGFDLQVPGKSDYSMMDWFAHRGFDVWTVDHEGYGRSDWGEGSFSYVEDSIDDLNATMDVVERETGARTCSMYGGSSGALRAALFAARCPEQVERVAVGAMVYTGKGSPTLAKRAEKLDIWKSSNKRPVDYEFFTTIFNRDKPGTSEDIVAVALADSEAPLCTHVPTGTYIDMCANLPIMEPEDVKCPFLLVRSEHDGIATDEDVMEFFQRLPNKDKQFVMMDGQSHAATLGINRKRFWHVIERFLSMPPRVDL
- a CDS encoding alpha/beta fold hydrolase, whose amino-acid sequence is MSDIWSEEYTATKKSDGGDVSLYMFRKHNGAPDKNNPRPVLFLIHGSSFSGPSGFDMKIKGHDDYSLMDAFANLGYDVWTLDHEGYGRSDRTGGNAPISEGVRDIEAGIDVVKRETGLDKYFFYGQSSGALRLACFAANNPDRVARCVLDAFVWTGEGAPTLIERRKKLDQWRGSNTRPVNREFYHSIFNRDLAGTSDDAVPDALADAELPLCSEVPTGTYLDMCANLPVVNPWDITCPVMILRGEHDGIASEEDLFNFFMKLPNTDCQFVIIAGQAHVAPLGINRKRFWHAMDGFFQMPERLDPHIAEDQKVIEQRRLAGNKG